In one window of Frigoriglobus tundricola DNA:
- a CDS encoding outer membrane protein assembly factor BamB family protein translates to MTRYLLPVALTVLLFGATRAPADWPVFRGDALMTGTSTVKLPDKLEERWTFKTGTVKPDGTVKPDGGVEGAPAIVDGVVYIASLDKFLYALDLATGKQKWKVKLGAMKASPSVKGDRVYVGDLDGKFHCRKTADGSAVWEFETSGEIMAGCNFHGTNVLVGSHDSTLYCLDAAGKKLWEMKIDGPVNGTPAVIGDVTFVAGCDSILHILDAKTGKELGNVELGGQAAATAAILGDYAYVGTMANTVVAVDLKKKVKAWQFEAAVRQQPFFASAAAADLVVAGSRDKRVYGIDPRTGKSAWSFVTEGQVDASPVIVNGRVYVGCLNDDGNFYVLDLKTGKKLQELQLDSAVSGSVAVGPDCIVVGTDKGTVYCLGKK, encoded by the coding sequence ATGACGCGCTACCTGCTCCCGGTTGCCCTCACCGTGCTCTTGTTCGGCGCGACCAGGGCCCCGGCCGACTGGCCGGTGTTCCGCGGCGACGCGCTCATGACGGGCACCAGCACCGTGAAGCTGCCGGACAAGCTCGAAGAGCGCTGGACGTTCAAGACCGGCACCGTGAAACCCGACGGCACCGTGAAACCCGACGGCGGCGTCGAGGGCGCGCCGGCCATCGTCGATGGTGTGGTGTACATTGCCTCGCTCGACAAGTTCCTTTACGCGCTCGATCTGGCCACCGGTAAGCAGAAATGGAAGGTCAAGCTCGGTGCCATGAAGGCGTCCCCGAGCGTGAAGGGGGACCGCGTGTACGTGGGCGATCTGGACGGCAAGTTCCACTGCCGCAAGACCGCCGACGGCTCGGCCGTGTGGGAGTTCGAGACGAGCGGCGAGATCATGGCCGGGTGCAACTTCCACGGCACGAACGTCCTCGTCGGCTCTCACGACTCGACCCTGTACTGCCTCGACGCCGCCGGCAAGAAGCTGTGGGAAATGAAAATCGACGGCCCCGTGAACGGCACGCCGGCGGTCATCGGCGACGTCACGTTCGTGGCCGGGTGCGACAGCATCCTTCACATACTCGATGCCAAAACCGGCAAGGAACTCGGTAACGTTGAACTCGGCGGCCAGGCCGCCGCGACGGCCGCCATCCTGGGCGATTACGCTTACGTCGGCACGATGGCGAACACCGTGGTCGCCGTCGACCTCAAGAAGAAGGTGAAGGCGTGGCAGTTCGAGGCGGCGGTGCGGCAACAGCCGTTCTTCGCCTCCGCCGCCGCCGCGGACCTCGTGGTCGCGGGGAGCCGCGACAAGCGGGTGTACGGCATCGACCCGAGGACCGGGAAGTCCGCTTGGAGCTTCGTCACCGAGGGGCAGGTGGACGCGTCGCCGGTGATCGTGAATGGGCGGGTGTACGTCGGCTGCCTGAACGACGACGGCAACTTCTACGTCCTCGACCTGAAGACCGGCAAGAAGCTCCAGGAACTGCAACTCGACTCGGCCGTGAGCGGGTCCGTCGCGGTCGGCCCGGACTGCATCGTCGTCGGGACGGACAAGGGCACGGTGTACTGCCTCGGGAAGAAGTGA
- a CDS encoding ArnT family glycosyltransferase: MAPSSGCTDVTGSRWLILAAVLALAAAPRFARLGAWPFAGDEVATLAEADAFSQGDTSDTPIARLPRAIPLAHTIHSAAHAVFGRDEFGARVAMALFGTATVGLAFLLLDRPGGRPRAVATAVLIALWPEHVFHSQYVRFYTPATFFGYAALLCGAVAIDRWSAKWMWAAAGAVLAATLCHTVTAALTGVIGVGTLAAGRACRCSPVRLLVPLCVAAVSLGVFYVIYLRPLLAGWNSDAQWGYTSTRALLSAVNMLSWPVALLGGAGFVLLAADRTRENWYWVTVALGWLGAAAVLPRVIAFHPAYVVPFALGALVPAGHAVGRIYTALRPSGALPAWVCSALACCGSLPSLLSHELDGSRPDLRTATQYVAANRRPGDRVVAAEADVVTYYLNSPEVVIGVTGPDIAGRLAELAKAPGRMWIILPSGRAGLPPPLIAWLGRNCAHELRARKTRFDYLDYCVDVYLYSGGTKPSLLPDP; the protein is encoded by the coding sequence GTGGCACCGTCGTCGGGGTGTACTGACGTGACCGGAAGCCGGTGGCTGATCCTCGCCGCGGTTCTCGCTCTGGCCGCGGCCCCGCGGTTCGCGCGCCTCGGCGCGTGGCCGTTCGCCGGGGACGAAGTCGCCACTCTCGCCGAGGCCGACGCCTTCAGCCAGGGCGACACCTCGGACACCCCCATCGCCCGCCTCCCGCGTGCCATCCCGCTCGCCCACACCATCCACTCCGCGGCCCACGCGGTCTTCGGTCGGGACGAGTTCGGCGCGCGGGTCGCGATGGCCCTGTTCGGCACCGCGACCGTGGGACTCGCGTTTCTGTTGCTGGACCGACCCGGCGGACGCCCCCGCGCCGTCGCGACCGCGGTTCTCATCGCCCTCTGGCCGGAACACGTCTTTCACAGTCAATACGTGCGGTTCTACACGCCCGCCACGTTCTTCGGGTACGCCGCCCTGCTCTGCGGAGCGGTGGCGATAGATCGATGGTCGGCGAAATGGATGTGGGCCGCAGCCGGCGCGGTGCTGGCGGCCACGCTCTGCCACACGGTCACCGCGGCACTCACCGGTGTGATCGGGGTCGGAACCCTCGCCGCCGGCCGGGCGTGTCGCTGTTCGCCGGTCCGGCTCCTGGTGCCCCTCTGTGTCGCCGCCGTCAGCCTCGGCGTTTTCTACGTGATCTACCTGCGTCCGCTACTGGCCGGGTGGAACAGCGACGCGCAGTGGGGCTACACGTCCACCCGCGCGCTGTTGTCCGCGGTAAACATGCTCAGTTGGCCGGTCGCGCTCCTGGGCGGAGCGGGATTCGTCCTGCTCGCGGCGGACCGAACCCGTGAGAACTGGTACTGGGTCACGGTGGCGCTCGGGTGGCTCGGTGCGGCGGCGGTTCTGCCCCGTGTCATCGCGTTCCACCCGGCTTACGTGGTCCCGTTCGCCCTCGGTGCGCTGGTGCCGGCGGGGCACGCGGTCGGACGAATTTACACCGCGCTCCGACCGTCCGGCGCCCTCCCCGCATGGGTCTGCTCGGCGCTGGCGTGTTGTGGGAGCCTTCCGTCATTACTCAGCCACGAACTGGACGGCTCGCGGCCCGACCTGCGGACCGCGACGCAGTACGTTGCCGCGAACCGCCGCCCCGGCGACCGCGTGGTCGCCGCCGAGGCCGATGTCGTAACGTATTATCTCAACAGTCCGGAGGTTGTGATCGGCGTCACCGGTCCCGATATCGCCGGCCGGCTGGCGGAACTCGCGAAAGCGCCGGGTCGGATGTGGATCATTCTGCCGTCGGGACGCGCGGGTTTGCCGCCCCCTCTGATCGCCTGGCTCGGACGCAACTGCGCCCACGAACTCCGGGCCCGCAAGACCCGCTTCGACTATCTCGATTACTGCGTCGATGTGTACCTCTACTCCGGGGGCACAAAGCCGTCGTTACTTCCCGATCCATAG
- a CDS encoding iron-containing alcohol dehydrogenase, whose translation MSLPPFDFQPLGRVVSEPGALNRLGELVRSVGGHRVLLVTDPGLEHVGHPQRAVRVMRDAGLEVFLFDGVKENPTEREVDAGVVFARSHHVDCIVAVGGGSSMDCAKGINFILTNGGRMADYKGHGRATQPMLPSVGVPTTAGTGSEAQSFALITDERSHLKMACGDRKAAFRVSILDPELTLSQPRSVTAVTGIDAVAHAVESFVCTKRNPVSAMCALSAFRYLEPNFETVLRAPHDLAARSAMQVGSYLAGMAIENAMLGVCHSCANPLTAHYGITHGVAIGIMLPHVVRFNGPAVGNLYAELVGESGRGHGRGAADALAARLTELTGAAGLPQSLKACNVSDTILPLLAEEANQQWTARFNPRAVTEAEILKIYQAAW comes from the coding sequence GTGAGCCTGCCGCCGTTTGACTTCCAACCGCTCGGGCGCGTCGTCTCCGAGCCCGGTGCCCTGAACCGGCTCGGGGAGCTGGTCCGGTCCGTGGGCGGGCACCGGGTGCTCCTGGTGACCGACCCCGGCCTGGAACACGTCGGGCACCCGCAGCGGGCCGTGCGGGTGATGCGCGACGCCGGGCTGGAGGTGTTCCTGTTCGACGGCGTGAAGGAGAACCCGACCGAGCGCGAGGTGGACGCGGGCGTCGTGTTCGCGCGGAGCCACCACGTCGACTGCATCGTCGCCGTCGGCGGCGGCAGCTCGATGGACTGCGCCAAGGGCATCAACTTCATCCTCACCAACGGCGGCCGGATGGCCGACTACAAGGGCCACGGCCGGGCGACCCAGCCGATGCTCCCGTCGGTCGGCGTGCCGACCACCGCCGGCACCGGGAGCGAGGCCCAGAGTTTCGCGCTCATCACCGACGAGCGCTCGCACCTCAAAATGGCGTGCGGGGATCGTAAGGCCGCGTTCCGCGTCTCCATCCTCGACCCGGAGCTGACGCTCTCCCAACCGCGGTCGGTCACCGCCGTCACCGGCATCGACGCCGTCGCGCACGCGGTCGAGTCGTTCGTCTGCACCAAGCGGAACCCGGTCTCGGCCATGTGCGCGCTGTCCGCGTTCCGGTACCTCGAGCCGAACTTCGAGACGGTTCTCCGGGCGCCACACGATCTCGCGGCCCGGTCCGCGATGCAGGTCGGGTCGTATCTGGCGGGCATGGCGATCGAGAACGCGATGCTCGGCGTGTGCCACAGTTGCGCGAACCCACTGACCGCCCATTACGGCATCACGCACGGGGTCGCCATCGGGATCATGTTGCCGCACGTCGTCCGCTTCAACGGTCCGGCTGTCGGCAACCTCTATGCGGAGCTGGTGGGAGAGAGCGGGCGGGGCCACGGGCGCGGCGCGGCCGACGCCCTGGCGGCGCGGCTGACCGAACTGACCGGCGCGGCCGGCCTGCCCCAATCGCTGAAAGCGTGCAACGTTAGCGACACGATCCTTCCGCTGCTCGCGGAAGAGGCGAACCAGCAGTGGACGGCCCGGTTCAACCCGCGGGCCGTGACCGAAGCCGAAATCCTGAAGATCTACCAGGCCGCCTGGTGA
- a CDS encoding PQQ-binding-like beta-propeller repeat protein, which translates to MRRLLAVSVLVLASQTIHAADWPQWRGPNRDGVSTETGLLKEWPKGGPRLVWKAHLGGAETGGVGYGSPVVVGDKLFITAAEDDKDGQKEFAVCLNTKTGERVWKVELPAGEGPYLTGWGSGPRSSPTADGDAIYVLGARGDLFRLKAADGAKVWSVNLKKDFGGSIPGWGYSESVLIDGDNLICTPGHSKDGGKGTVLALDKKTGAKVWQSAELTDAAAYASLIAADIGGVRQYITQTSSAAVGVRAKDGKLLWRQTTLKRSVAVIPTPIVHDGYAFFTSGYGAGCELFKLSSKDDTTAAEKVYSLNKLVANHHGGVVRIGDHIYGHTDSGNRWVCVEYKSEAADPVWESKELDKGSLIVADGRLYCYGQSKGTCVLVEASPKGWKESGRFEIPEKSQSPRRQGAIWAHPVVANGKLFLRDHELLFCYDIAAK; encoded by the coding sequence ATGCGACGACTGCTCGCCGTATCCGTTCTGGTCCTCGCCAGCCAGACGATCCACGCGGCCGACTGGCCCCAGTGGCGCGGACCGAATCGCGACGGCGTGTCCACCGAAACCGGGCTTCTCAAGGAGTGGCCGAAAGGCGGCCCCAGGCTCGTGTGGAAAGCGCACCTCGGCGGCGCGGAGACGGGCGGAGTCGGGTACGGCAGCCCCGTTGTCGTCGGTGACAAGCTTTTCATCACGGCTGCGGAGGACGATAAGGACGGGCAAAAAGAGTTCGCCGTCTGTCTGAACACCAAGACCGGCGAGCGTGTGTGGAAAGTGGAACTCCCGGCCGGCGAAGGTCCCTACCTCACGGGTTGGGGGAGCGGCCCCCGGAGCAGCCCGACAGCCGACGGTGACGCGATTTACGTCCTCGGCGCACGCGGCGACCTGTTCCGCCTCAAAGCCGCCGACGGCGCGAAGGTGTGGTCGGTCAACCTGAAAAAGGACTTCGGCGGCAGCATTCCTGGTTGGGGGTACAGCGAGTCGGTGCTGATCGACGGCGACAACCTCATCTGTACGCCGGGCCACAGTAAGGACGGCGGTAAGGGTACGGTCCTCGCGCTCGATAAGAAGACCGGCGCGAAGGTGTGGCAGTCCGCGGAGCTGACCGATGCCGCGGCGTACGCCTCGCTGATCGCCGCTGACATCGGCGGGGTGCGGCAATACATCACACAGACGTCATCGGCGGCGGTGGGCGTCCGGGCGAAGGACGGCAAACTGCTGTGGCGGCAGACCACGCTGAAGCGGTCGGTCGCGGTCATCCCGACGCCGATCGTTCACGACGGTTACGCCTTCTTCACATCGGGCTATGGCGCCGGCTGCGAACTCTTCAAGCTCAGCTCGAAGGACGACACCACCGCTGCGGAAAAGGTGTACTCCCTAAACAAACTGGTTGCCAACCACCACGGCGGCGTGGTGCGGATCGGCGATCACATTTACGGCCACACCGACAGCGGCAACCGGTGGGTGTGCGTCGAGTACAAGAGCGAGGCGGCCGATCCCGTCTGGGAGAGCAAGGAACTCGATAAGGGATCGCTTATCGTTGCCGACGGTCGGCTCTACTGCTACGGACAGTCGAAGGGTACGTGCGTACTCGTTGAGGCGTCGCCGAAGGGGTGGAAGGAATCGGGCCGGTTCGAGATCCCCGAAAAGAGCCAGTCGCCGCGCCGCCAGGGCGCGATCTGGGCGCACCCGGTGGTCGCGAACGGGAAGCTGTTCCTCCGCGACCACGAACTATTGTTCTGTTACGACATCGCCGCGAAGTGA
- a CDS encoding phenylacetate--CoA ligase family protein, producing MLPATAPTADLHAAQLRRVRALLAAILPGNAFYARKLAGCDLTLGSFDDLANLPFTTKAELTADQSAHPPYGTNLTFEIERYSRLHQTSGTSTGQPLRWLDTPDSWEWMLGCWRAYFALMGLKPGDRLFFPFSFGPFLGFWSAFDAATRSGFFCVPGGGMSTEARLKCLLEHRCTVLFATPTYALHLGEVALKEGIDTAGSCVRAVVVAGEPGGNIAATRQRIEAVWGARCFDHYGMTEIGPVAVEADDGPGHMYLLEREYHAEVVDPATGAAVPDGTAGELVLTNLGRTGSPLIRYRTGDLVRLAAGVDPWGRVWRRLEGGILGRADDMIHVRGNNLYPSAIEAIVRRFPEVAEYRLYVEQRNALTDLRLEVEPTTGDGLALADAIGRAVRAELLFRVEVTAAPPGSLPRFELKARRVVRNEK from the coding sequence ATGCTGCCCGCGACCGCTCCGACGGCCGACCTGCACGCCGCACAACTCCGCCGCGTGCGCGCGCTCCTCGCGGCCATTTTGCCGGGCAACGCCTTCTACGCGCGCAAGCTCGCCGGCTGCGACCTGACACTCGGGTCCTTCGACGATCTCGCGAACCTGCCGTTCACCACAAAAGCCGAACTCACCGCCGACCAGTCGGCGCACCCGCCCTATGGCACGAACCTCACGTTCGAGATCGAGCGCTACTCGCGGTTGCACCAGACCTCCGGCACCAGCACCGGGCAGCCGCTCCGGTGGCTCGACACGCCGGACTCCTGGGAGTGGATGCTCGGCTGCTGGCGCGCGTACTTCGCGCTGATGGGGCTGAAGCCCGGCGACCGCCTGTTCTTCCCGTTCTCGTTCGGCCCGTTCCTCGGCTTCTGGAGCGCGTTCGACGCCGCCACCCGCTCCGGCTTCTTCTGCGTGCCGGGCGGCGGGATGAGCACCGAGGCGCGGCTGAAATGTCTACTCGAGCACCGCTGCACGGTCCTCTTCGCGACGCCGACCTACGCGCTACACCTCGGCGAAGTGGCCCTGAAAGAGGGCATCGACACCGCCGGTAGTTGCGTGCGGGCGGTGGTCGTGGCCGGCGAGCCGGGCGGGAACATCGCCGCGACGCGCCAGCGGATTGAAGCCGTCTGGGGCGCCCGCTGCTTCGACCACTACGGCATGACCGAAATCGGCCCGGTCGCGGTTGAGGCGGACGATGGGCCGGGGCACATGTACCTATTAGAGAGGGAGTATCACGCGGAGGTGGTCGATCCGGCCACCGGCGCGGCTGTGCCCGACGGCACGGCCGGTGAGCTGGTGTTAACGAACCTGGGCCGGACTGGCTCCCCGCTGATCCGCTATCGGACCGGGGACCTCGTCCGACTGGCTGCTGGCGTCGATCCGTGGGGCCGCGTGTGGCGCCGGCTGGAGGGTGGCATCCTGGGCCGCGCGGATGATATGATCCACGTTCGGGGCAACAACCTGTACCCGAGCGCCATTGAGGCCATTGTCCGCCGGTTCCCCGAAGTCGCCGAGTACCGCCTTTACGTGGAACAGCGGAACGCGCTCACGGACCTGCGGCTCGAAGTGGAACCGACCACCGGCGACGGACTCGCTCTCGCCGATGCGATTGGGCGAGCGGTTCGCGCCGAACTGCTGTTCCGCGTCGAAGTGACCGCGGCCCCGCCCGGTTCGCTACCCCGGTTTGAATTGAAAGCTCGGCGAGTCGTCAGAAATGAGAAATGA
- a CDS encoding acetyl-CoA carboxylase carboxyltransferase subunit alpha, giving the protein MGPHLPFEQEIHDLEHEIARLEAAPEADGAGEPLKELRRKLAALKKSVYGNLGPWETVLVSRHPQRPQLMDYVETAFDEFVELHGDRAYGDDRAIRSGFARIDGRKVMLIGHQKGKTLAERQQCFYGCAHPEGYRKALAKMRMAAKYQLPIVCLIDTPGAFPGIGAEERGQAQLIATSVLEMTRLPTPIVCVVIGEGGSGGALGIGIGDRIGMLQFAYYSVISPEGCAGILWKAATDETKPRAAGALRLTAADLEKFGVIDHKLAEPLGGAHRDPRGMANTLKSYLTRQLRELAALTSSDLLDARYAKFRKMGMFS; this is encoded by the coding sequence ATGGGTCCGCACCTGCCGTTCGAGCAAGAAATTCACGACCTGGAGCACGAGATCGCCCGTCTCGAGGCGGCGCCCGAGGCCGACGGCGCGGGCGAGCCCCTCAAGGAGCTGCGGCGCAAGCTCGCGGCCCTCAAGAAGAGCGTCTACGGCAACCTGGGCCCGTGGGAAACCGTTCTGGTGTCGCGGCACCCCCAGCGGCCGCAACTCATGGACTACGTCGAGACGGCCTTCGACGAGTTCGTGGAACTGCACGGCGACCGGGCCTACGGGGACGACCGCGCGATCCGGTCCGGCTTCGCGCGGATCGACGGCCGCAAGGTGATGCTGATCGGGCACCAGAAGGGGAAAACCCTCGCGGAGCGGCAACAGTGCTTTTACGGCTGCGCGCACCCGGAGGGGTACCGAAAGGCCCTCGCGAAGATGCGGATGGCGGCGAAGTACCAGCTCCCGATCGTCTGCTTGATCGACACCCCCGGGGCGTTCCCGGGAATCGGAGCCGAGGAGCGCGGCCAGGCGCAACTGATCGCGACGAGCGTTCTCGAGATGACGCGCCTGCCGACGCCGATCGTGTGCGTCGTTATCGGCGAGGGCGGCTCGGGCGGGGCACTCGGGATCGGCATCGGCGACCGAATCGGGATGCTCCAGTTCGCGTACTATTCGGTCATCAGTCCCGAGGGCTGCGCCGGCATCCTTTGGAAAGCCGCGACGGACGAAACCAAGCCGCGGGCGGCGGGCGCCCTCCGGCTGACGGCCGCGGACCTCGAGAAGTTCGGTGTGATCGACCACAAGCTCGCGGAACCGCTCGGGGGTGCGCACCGCGATCCCCGTGGCATGGCGAACACACTCAAGTCGTACCTCACTCGCCAACTGCGCGAGTTGGCAGCACTGACCAGTTCGGATCTCCTGGACGCGCGGTACGCGAAGTTCCGCAAGATGGGGATGTTCTCTTGA
- a CDS encoding aldehyde dehydrogenase family protein, with product MIQIPALRFGKSYTSLEKATLVHHVTGEPVAEVSQVTGSMIARDLGNMERAHKELAAIPIRDILAMYKKAADYFLNAALPCGDTELTFDQYVRNLSATTGSPIVFCDRNARKVHYVLGNIEEVIGGLTRGLPLEALDSGYSTANGRMQAFYPTTDVFGAVLPSNSPGVHSLWVPSIAFKIPLLLKPGREEPWTPYRVLQAFNRAGVPANVLGFLPTDHAGSADILRLCGRSMAFGDDRSMAPYKNDHRVEIHGTGYSKILFGADQAEKWEQHLDLMVEAIAANGGRACVNASAVWTPKNADAIATGLAQRFAGVKARPWDDPHCEVSAFAKSEVAEAINNMVDEGLKTPGARDVTQEVRGTPRLVKDGRCAWLLPTVIRCDSPEHPLANKEFLFPYASVIEYPHADVLKRIGYTLAATALTDDAAFIAECLACPNIERLNIGPLPTNRLTWDQPHEGNLFTHLYKQRALQHAPRAAREPAAV from the coding sequence ATGATTCAAATCCCCGCGCTGCGATTCGGAAAGAGTTACACGAGCCTGGAAAAAGCGACCCTCGTTCACCACGTCACCGGCGAGCCGGTCGCGGAGGTGAGCCAGGTCACCGGGTCCATGATCGCCCGCGACCTCGGCAACATGGAGCGGGCGCACAAGGAGCTGGCCGCGATCCCGATCCGCGACATCCTCGCGATGTACAAGAAGGCGGCCGACTACTTCCTCAACGCCGCCCTGCCCTGCGGCGACACCGAACTCACGTTCGACCAGTACGTCCGCAACCTGTCGGCGACCACCGGCAGCCCGATCGTGTTCTGCGACCGGAACGCCCGCAAGGTTCACTACGTCCTCGGGAACATCGAGGAGGTGATCGGCGGGTTGACTCGCGGACTGCCGCTGGAAGCTCTCGATAGTGGATACAGCACCGCGAACGGGCGGATGCAAGCGTTCTACCCGACTACCGACGTGTTCGGCGCCGTGCTGCCGTCCAACTCGCCCGGCGTGCACTCGCTGTGGGTGCCCTCCATCGCGTTCAAGATCCCGTTGTTGCTCAAACCGGGCCGCGAGGAACCGTGGACCCCGTACCGCGTCCTCCAGGCGTTCAACAGGGCCGGGGTGCCGGCGAACGTCCTCGGCTTCCTCCCGACCGACCACGCCGGCTCGGCGGACATTCTGCGGCTGTGCGGCCGGAGCATGGCCTTCGGCGACGACCGCAGCATGGCGCCCTACAAGAACGACCACCGCGTCGAGATCCACGGCACCGGGTACTCGAAAATCCTGTTCGGCGCCGACCAGGCCGAGAAATGGGAACAGCACCTCGATCTGATGGTGGAGGCGATCGCCGCCAACGGCGGCCGGGCCTGCGTGAACGCCAGTGCGGTCTGGACGCCCAAGAACGCGGACGCTATCGCGACGGGTCTGGCACAGCGCTTCGCCGGGGTGAAGGCCCGGCCGTGGGACGACCCCCACTGCGAGGTCAGCGCGTTTGCCAAGTCGGAGGTGGCGGAGGCGATCAACAACATGGTGGACGAGGGGCTGAAGACCCCCGGCGCCCGTGACGTGACGCAGGAGGTGCGGGGCACCCCGCGGCTGGTCAAGGACGGCCGGTGCGCGTGGCTCCTGCCCACGGTCATCCGCTGCGACAGCCCGGAGCACCCGCTGGCGAACAAGGAGTTCCTGTTCCCCTACGCCAGCGTCATAGAATACCCGCACGCGGACGTCCTGAAACGGATCGGGTACACGCTCGCCGCGACCGCCCTGACCGACGACGCAGCGTTCATCGCCGAGTGCTTGGCGTGCCCGAACATCGAGCGGCTGAACATCGGACCGCTGCCCACTAACCGGTTGACCTGGGACCAGCCGCATGAAGGCAACCTCTTCACCCACCTTTACAAACAGCGCGCCCTTCAACACGCACCCCGGGCTGCACGTGAGCCTGCCGCCGTTTGA
- a CDS encoding leucine-rich repeat domain-containing protein, which translates to MSLSRWLLIKIAGAFGLLPHQRVRRYKVTLFGESLGTFTLPIGDHMENPNAPVRPVLTKPFRMALGEETFFYWVEPKSDGFKTVEFHPPSPELRDEAVRFYSTAHGLNADGAPDPARQPPLSTRTVEETRFIRAILQNRGAEQPYADYAAWLSARGDSYGDYIRLTLELEKLPEGDTGRARLEERREKLVAKDGPRWALPLANIGIYPGVYIGGFDGFFPTIFHNSKGVIEELDVDSNALVFPTNAPRLFYAAPFLRNLSVNNLNITVADIGVAPQMAQIESLALFVGTGTADDYRHFAESPHLNGLHELQLVGYRFGPEGAAHLASARWMSGVQKLDIGANAIGDAGAEALAESPYVTNLNVLELGVNYLNDRGLTALCRSAHLARLTVLHVARSTFTATAVREIPSATFAHNLRSIDLMHCGLDFAGARALADADFPALKSLMLAGGEYPYEDGEYRDAEPCGDAALQVLVAAPWFRRLERFYAIACGGTDATAGAIAELGFVELQELLLGGNQFTDAGVAAIVRSKAVTKLKKLNLSNNPFGAIGVSALAETDLPALEEIDLTRIPCGPAGAKALAASPHLKNLKKLWISEEHIGLIGRETLLKRFGDEVMTFIS; encoded by the coding sequence ATGAGCCTGTCCCGCTGGCTACTCATCAAGATCGCCGGAGCGTTCGGCCTGTTGCCGCACCAGCGGGTGCGGCGGTACAAGGTGACGCTGTTCGGCGAGAGCCTCGGTACCTTCACGCTCCCGATCGGCGATCACATGGAGAACCCGAACGCGCCGGTGCGCCCGGTTCTCACCAAGCCGTTTCGCATGGCCCTCGGCGAGGAGACGTTCTTCTACTGGGTCGAACCGAAAAGCGATGGCTTCAAGACGGTCGAGTTCCATCCGCCCTCGCCCGAACTCCGTGACGAAGCCGTGCGCTTCTACAGCACCGCCCACGGGCTGAACGCGGACGGTGCGCCCGACCCGGCGCGCCAACCGCCGCTGTCCACCCGGACCGTGGAGGAGACGCGGTTCATCCGCGCGATTCTCCAAAACCGCGGGGCCGAACAGCCCTACGCCGATTACGCCGCCTGGCTCAGCGCCCGGGGCGACAGCTACGGCGATTACATCCGCCTGACGCTCGAACTCGAGAAACTGCCCGAAGGGGACACCGGGCGCGCGCGGTTGGAAGAACGCCGGGAAAAGCTGGTGGCGAAAGACGGGCCGCGCTGGGCGCTCCCGCTCGCCAATATTGGTATTTATCCGGGCGTCTACATCGGCGGGTTCGACGGCTTTTTCCCGACCATCTTCCACAACTCGAAGGGTGTAATCGAGGAGCTGGACGTTGACTCCAACGCGCTCGTGTTCCCCACAAACGCGCCGCGCCTCTTTTACGCCGCGCCGTTCTTGCGAAACTTGTCGGTCAACAATCTCAACATTACGGTAGCCGATATCGGCGTGGCCCCACAGATGGCGCAGATCGAGTCGCTCGCCCTGTTCGTCGGGACTGGCACCGCGGACGACTACCGACACTTCGCGGAGTCGCCACATTTGAACGGGCTCCACGAGCTGCAATTAGTCGGTTACCGGTTCGGCCCGGAGGGGGCCGCACACTTGGCCAGTGCCAGGTGGATGTCGGGGGTCCAGAAACTCGACATCGGTGCGAACGCGATCGGCGATGCGGGCGCGGAAGCGCTCGCCGAGAGCCCCTATGTCACGAACCTCAACGTTCTGGAGCTGGGCGTCAACTACCTCAACGACCGCGGGCTCACGGCCCTGTGCCGGTCCGCGCACCTCGCGCGTCTCACGGTGTTACACGTGGCGCGGAGCACCTTCACGGCCACCGCCGTGCGGGAAATTCCCTCGGCCACGTTCGCACACAACCTGAGATCGATCGATCTCATGCACTGTGGACTCGACTTCGCTGGTGCGCGGGCGCTGGCCGACGCGGACTTCCCCGCGCTGAAGAGTCTGATGCTTGCTGGAGGAGAGTACCCCTACGAGGACGGGGAGTATCGTGACGCCGAACCTTGCGGGGACGCGGCGCTTCAGGTTCTGGTTGCCGCCCCGTGGTTCCGGCGTCTCGAACGGTTCTACGCCATCGCGTGTGGGGGCACGGACGCGACCGCGGGAGCCATCGCGGAACTCGGCTTCGTTGAGCTGCAGGAACTGTTGTTGGGCGGTAACCAGTTCACCGACGCGGGCGTGGCGGCCATCGTCCGGTCGAAGGCGGTCACGAAGTTGAAAAAACTCAACCTGTCGAACAACCCGTTTGGGGCTATCGGCGTGTCCGCCCTGGCCGAGACGGACCTGCCCGCTCTGGAAGAAATCGACCTGACTCGCATACCATGCGGCCCGGCCGGGGCGAAGGCGCTGGCCGCCTCACCACACCTCAAAAATCTCAAGAAACTTTGGATCAGCGAAGAACATATCGGGCTCATTGGCCGCGAGACGCTGCTGAAGCGGTTCGGTGACGAGGTGATGACGTTCATTTCGTGA